The Monodelphis domestica isolate mMonDom1 chromosome 5, mMonDom1.pri, whole genome shotgun sequence DNA segment TGACACAAGGAAAATGACATGAGCTTCAACATTTCAGGTGATGCAAACAACAATTGAGTGGGTACAGGTAGGCTGCAACCTACTATCTCTGATGGGTTGGGTGGGTAAAAACTGTCATCAGAGACTTCATTtttaacctgtgatttcattggtgtagaaaACTTAAGACTTAGAAGGTTGTTTGGGATACTGAGATGTTAAGTAAGTGACCTGTTCTTCACAAGGCCAGGATGTGTCAGGaataggacttgaattcagatctttaaTCATGATTTTGAGGTTGCCTCTCGTAATAAATTATATCATCCAGGAAACAAGGTCTAAGAATGAGGTGGACGGGTTAAATAACAACATAAAGAGATCATGGAGAGTCTGAAAGCTACACTAGAAACCCCAGAATATTAAAAGACATAGACCTAGAGGAATGCTTCCAGTGCATTAACTACCATATCCCATATTATGGGCAGGAATAAGAATTTTACACGAGAAGGGGTGAGTTAAAATTGGGAGGAAATAATCATATGGAGAAGACTACAGGTCTACTAGCATAGAAAATAGCagcaataatagctagcattactATAGCTCTGTAAAGTTGCAAGATGTTATACAAATAtcaactcattttatccttacaataaccctgagaagtatgtgctattatccccattttacagctcaagaaactgagacagaggttaagagaTGAGGTCACACTGCTATTAAGTGTCTcagcttggatttgaactcagatgttcctgactgcaggccaaagactgcatcacctagctgctatCTATAGATGGATAGACAAGCTCAACCAGTTACCTGTTGAGCTGAATGACAGCTGACAAATCTGATAATTTGGTTTTCACATCTGGATACAGGAAGTGCAATTTCCTATGCATCATTGTTGGTGTCACTTAGAACATGTAGTAACTAGGATTTCTTGATATAGATGACTATCTCTTTAAATGTACTACTATGCTCTTCATTTCTAGGTAGTTCTCTCAACCCTAATCCAGCTCTGCTCCAGGACTACACAACAGTACTATTTTAGGACCTAACTATTCTCTTCCCCACCACCattatttttccccattcctACAGATATTGGGAAGGAGATATGACTAGAGAGGTAGATACCATTCTCTGCTGCTGTCACAGGAAGTCTTCCTTAGTCCCATGATCCTCAAGGATCAAATGCTACCAGCTGTATCttgtttcccccacccccaccaccaccaaatcTCCCTATATCCTGGAGAACAAGGGCAGATCTCTGGGATATCTCTCAAGTAGGATATCACTAGTAAAGATGGGGATGAAGGCTTCAATCCTTCAGCTTTCACagtattctctcttctcccctaccTCAACAAGAACAATCGTTATAATCATATAAATGTGGAACAAGAATAAATTCAGGAAGGTCATCATAGGGGTTGCTGAACTTGAAATAGAAAGGCATCTACCCTGCACAGGCCTCATCTGAAGTATCGTGGTCAACTCAGGGCACCATATTTTATAGAGTATTAGTTTCCTGAAGAGCCCCCAATAGACCCAGGATAGTGATATCATGGCAGACCAAAATCAATTGAAGTTAAAGATGTTTAGCTAAGAGAACGGTTGGATGGAGCTAAGCATATGAAGGATTGACTTGTGGAAGGGGATAATCTTCCTAAGTTTTTTCTACTTGGGCCCAGAGGACAAAGCCAGGAAGAATGAGTAAAGTTGGCAAGAAACAAATTTCGACTCGAGGtaaagaaaaacttggaaaatattaaagctatccaaaagtggaatggatggCTTGAGGTAAGAGTGAGTCCTTTTCCCTAGAGGTTTTTAAGCAAAGGCTAGACAAACACTTGTCAGATATGTTGTAAATCCTCATTCAGGgatagattgaactagatgacttctgaggttccaTACACCTCCTACACCAAAAGTGGCAGTTTGTCTGGCCCACTCTACCAAGAGACTGTTTCCTTCGAAGGGTTAGAACAATTGCTACACAATTAGTATTTTTTGCAACCCTGCCTGGACCCACTCCACCTTTTTTATTGATGTCTCAATTGATGGTCACTGGTCATTTGGGGGCTACTTCCCACCTTGTCCTTCCCCAAAGTGAGCTATTCCTGGAGTTTCCTCTTCCAGTTTCATAATGTTTCGGCACACAGTAATAACACAATTTCCAATCCAAAaagggctttttttcttttacaattccCCCTTCCAAAATTTACAAAAAGAGAGGACAAATCTTTCCATTTACAGATATTCTCCAACTGTAGAAGTGGTTTGAACATATCTAGTCTGAGTGTTTCTTTCTTCGTATTCATAATTCTTTAACTAAAGGCATTGTTCAATGAATTGAAGCAAGCAAATTTCCTCAGTTCCTACTTTCTGCAAACGGCTCCTAGGTGAAAAAAATGGACActccttccaaaaagaaaaaaaaccaaaacgtTCTGAAAGCACAGTGTGCAGTTCTGCAACTTTACCTATGCTGGGAAAGTGGTTGTCAATAAGCCAGCCATCCACAGGTATCTATTTGTTCCAGTAGCGGGCTCCTTTAAGCTCGGGGACTCCCTGGATAACACGTCTGCTCTTCACAAGCTTTTATTTCCTTGTGAGGTGAATCTCAGCTGGCATTCCCTGTCCCAGTGGTTCATCGGTGATGTGCCATTCAACAAGAGACTCAGTGATGGGAAGCTGGCTCGTGGGAGGATGGGTGTGGTTTCTGCAGCTGAATCCCAAAGCCCTGCCCCAggatttcttccttctgtctctcttgctGTCACCAGCTCACACCTGACTTCCCAGGAAATCTGACGATTTCTCCTATCCTTGGGATCAGCTGTTAGCAAGTGTGACTTTGGTTCAACCAATGCAAAGTCAGGGTTAAAAAGCTTTACAAGATAATTAAGGCAAGAAATCAATCAGAGCAACGCGTTGAACACCGAATCGCCGCTTCTTAGTCATAGGGGCACTGTTCATTTTAGCCCTGGCTTTACTCTCGTTTTCACCCTCACTCTGCATCCTGACCTTCCATGGGCTGAATTTCTTTTCCTGGACTTCCCTGAGGTCTGTCTCAGCCTTTTAGGTGAAACAGCTCATTGCCTCTATCTCCGAACAAAGGCCCATGCCTGCCATGTGACCCTCAGACTTCACCTTTTCTAAGCCTTCAAAGCTAACCTTTGTCGTGGTTCTTTCCCAAAGGGCTCAGAACCATCTTTTCAAGCATTGCTACTGGCTCCTTCTGGCAGCTCCCTCCAAGTTCCGACTGGCTGGAAAGTCTTGACAGTAGGCTCGTCTTTCGCAGTCCAGCTATTGGCTGTCACTGAAGACTggctcctcctccttccctaccCTCCAACCCTAGTCATTTCCTCAGAATTATATATTCCCAAATTTGAAAATATCCTAATGCCTTACCCAGACAACACTAAGCTAATTTCtatccagaagaaaacatcagGCGTGCAAGgaagacagaagaatggaaacagggacagggacagggacagggagagaTTTTCTTGGAGAGCTTAGATTGTGTGGCGGAGGGGAAGATATGCCTAAAACATGAGAAATGGGGACTTGGAAGGCAGAATCCCTTTCTGCAGCTGTCTAGCTCCACTGCAAGCACTAACTACCCAGGCTTCAGAGTTTAGACGGAAGGcggaaggagaagagaaaccaGTGCCAAGGAAGCAGGGGCAGgcaggaaggagaaaataaagcaGAAATTGTCTGAGCCTTGTTCAGGCCTCCCTTTCCACCATGAGGAGACGTGTCCGTGTCACTCCCCCCACCCTGAACAAGTGTAGTGGTTTGGAGACAAGGTCGAATGAGAGCAGAACGTGAAGATGCAGCCCCAAGCAAGCTGAGCAAGGCAGAGGTGAGACAAgggttccttcctttcctctggaCAGGAAACTCCCTTCTCCAGGCAAAGTGTGAGGAGAATAAGAAAGCCTAGCTCTAAGACAGACAGTTTCAGGGTCCAGTTCACTTTATTAAGAAACCTGATTATTCAAAAGGAGGGGACAGGGAAACCCCAACTCCTAGTGCCAGAGGCCTCTCCCATCTCCTATGGCATCGCAACCAGAGGAGGAAGCTGCCTCTCACCCCCACCCTCCAAATCATAAGCTAGGGAAATTGCTGGGAGCTCCAATTAGATTTCACCCCCTCCTAACTGAGGGAGCAAAGTAACTCCCAGTAGCAGTAGGAGCTGGGGAACACTctagggggagaggaagggggcaGACATTCTATGGGGAATATTTGTAAACAAGTAACATCCCTAACTCCCAGGATAGAGCAACCAGGGCAGTTCAAGCCCTGTTAATTAATggccacccccccacccccctaagtacccctctaattttttttttaaataggccaCAGTACCTCAGGGTAGAGTGAGATAAAGAGCTAGGAAAAGATGAGTGGAGATCTAGGGGAAAGACCTAAAGTTGGGAAATcccaggagagggagaagggctAGCCTAAATTTGAGGGGAACCCTATATTGTTACAAATAGCTTGTAGCAATAGCATGCtaaatcccccctcccccagccccaaaACCCAGATGGAAGAACCCCTCCCGAGTCCCCTGGACTCCACAGCTCGGCTCCAGTCTGTTGTTCCATTTCTGGGGACACTAAAATGGGGGTTCGGTGCAGGTGACAGGTTAGAGAGGCTCAGAAGGACTCTTCAGAGTGACTGTGGGGAGAAGGCATCTCAGAAGTCAAACTCCTCATGGTCCCCAGTTCCCTCCTCCCCTTGGGGCCCCCATACTCGTCGGTAATTACTCTCCAACTGACGCTGTCTTTGTCGTTCTTTCTGGGCCTCCTCTGCTCCCTGGATCTgaaggacaaaaaagaaagatggatggaATGGGAGAGGTTACCTGAAGACCCAGAGGAAGCACCAGGGACTGATGGGAGGGCAAACAAGGGGCCTCACCAGGATGTTGAAGAAGATCTCTTTGAGGTTCTTGGTGTCCTCATCAGACAGCCAATGTCCATCCTCCTCCTCACTCTCTCCAGCCCCCGGCCGAACAATCTTGATCTCCACTTTACCTAGGAgagggggcagagggagagaggagagttaGAAACCTCAGCTGGGCTGCCCCGGAGATGGATCTCCTCTCCAAGGGTCCCCCCACCACCTCTACTTTCAGCCATGAGCCTCCTCTCTAGGGTTGTCTCTACCAGTTGGAATGTTTGCTCCTTAACTGCAGGGACTCTCTTGGCATTCTAGGAGCTTAGCACTGTGCTCTGCAAGTGCGTAATAAATGTTCGGTTGTACATTCCCTCCCACTCCATGgccaaccctcccccacccctccagcCCTCCCAGGCCCCCGAAGCTCTCTTTCCCACCTTCAGCTGTGAGCCCCTCCCTCTCAAGCAGGTCCTTCACCAGTCCCTCTATATGTTTCACTTGGGGATTCTCCCGCTTCATCTCAAAGACAGACAGATCCTGATTCGGGCCTCCAGCACGGAGTCTGGTGACCCGGACTCTGACCCGacgctcagtttcctcatcttttggGGGACACGACAAGGAGAAGAAGGGGACCAGAGAAGCCAAAGAGTAATAAATCATTAAGTCAGGGATAAAGGAGTCATCCCTATTACCATGCCCCATTTACTCTTCCACcttattatatgcatatataagggATCCAAAATAAAGGAGGCTAGTAGGCCCTCCACCCAACCCAAAAGGTTATCTTCCCAGAATCATGCATTATCCCATTCCAAGTCCTCTTTTATATTGTCCATTATCCAGAGAGTTCTGGAGGATGAATACTGGGGAACACAAGAAAATAACTCTAAATTTCGTATATGAAACCCATCTCTCAGCAATGAACAAGTACATATTTGCAAAATGGCAGCAACCAAGTTGGAATCCCAATGCTGGATGGAACTGGAAGCCAAGTCAAAATGGGCTGGTTCATTTGAAACCAGTGAGTTTGGGCATATAGACCTCAACAACAAAGTTAGCTAAATGGGGCATCTATCACTGAATTTCCTGCTCATACCTGTGGACTGAGGTGAGGGAGGGCTGGTTGGAGGGGTAGCACCACCCTCCATGGGCCCCTCCCCCTGGTCAGGTCCCTGTCTTCCATCCATCCTCTGAATGAGCTTGTTGAGGGTGGATGCCAAGGCCTGGGAGGCTTGGCTACGTTCTGTTGCACTCCTTGGCTCCTCTGGATCTAGCTCCGATTCTGCCTAGAAATACCCAAGGGCAGGGAGGATTGTGGGAAGATGTCAGAGGCAACTGTGGGGAATCCAGATTTGGGGGATCAAGGCCCTCTGCCCCTTGGGTTGGGTTTATTAGACAAAAAGGCTCCCGCCCCTTTTCCTCCCAAACCTTATGACCCTCTTTCATGGCTAAAGAAGGTAGGTGAATATAAAGATGACTAAATTTGGATCCAGAGGACTGGGGTTTGAGTCTCATCTCAGTCACTAGTTATGTACCCTTAATCCCTAaacctcaatctcctcatctgtaaaatggagtgaaTAATATTTATGAGTAAACCACTGAAATAGTATGAAAATAGCAGCTAACACTAGTTGCTCCTTCTGTTCCTTTCCCAGATTTCTTCCCTTGTGATCTCACACTGGCGACACATCTTACCTCTTGGATAATGTTATCCAACTCCTTCTCCATCCCAGTCTTTACTTCAAACCGGAGCCTGCCTCGGTCTGAAGGTAGAAGCATCCCTTCTAGCTCCTTTTCAAACTCCCCCAAGAGTCGTTCTTCTTCATCCGCTTCTTCCTCCTCGATCCTCTCTTCTTCAACACCATCAGCTTTGACTTCTGGACCCTCATGGGCAGTTTCTGAGTTGCTTTCTGCATCTCCTTCCTGGCCTGGGTTTAGTTTCCCCTGTGACAGGGGAAAAGATTGGGGAGAATGAAAAGCTGAAGAGTGAAGGGGAGGAAATAGGGTCcagaaaggaataaataagagGCAGCTATTTGTCAAGGTGGACAAGAGAAAGGAAAGTctcaggagaaaggaagaaagaaaggaaagaagagggtaTTTAGGGgtttggggaggtgggggagaagaAAGGACAACTAACTAGAAGGAAATGACTTAGAGCAGGGAAAATGCAGGAGAAGCTGAGAACAAATACATTACTCCATGGCAGGCATATCAAAGTCAACAAGCAACAGGCTATTATCACGCCGAAGAGTCCATACCTTTTTTGTCCCACCTTTCAGTTCCTCTATGAATCGAACCAAGTCCCCTGGATTCCGAATGACCTTGACCTGAACATTATCATGGAAACCTGAAGGAAAAGGACAGGAGTGGACCCATTGTGTGCTAAGCCCCCTTTCTGGGATGAGGTGAAGAGAAATAAGGATGGAGAAATAGAAGAGACAGGTCCATGCCCTCCTATTTACCAGCCTAATAGGGGAAATATTCACATATAGAACACAGGCAACTAGAATGTTAAGAGGTACTTGAGAGGAGTGAATGTTAAAAGGCCCTGGATTCCAATTCCAACACAGCCACATATTAGTTATGGGATTTACCAACCCTggtctccaagcctcagttttgtcatctataaaatgagagtaatgaTACCTCAACTCCCTACCTCAAAGGcacttgtgaagatcaaattaaataaggTGAAAGTAAATTAGTAAAGTCTTACCCACGTGTAAGGCACTTATTAATGAGTCAAGTGTGAGGGACAAGGGATCAGAAATGGAAAGATCTGGCAATTGACTGGATGTGTCCGTGAGGAAGAATGAAAGGTGGACAAACAGATGTCAGTGGAAAGTATCCCACAGGTTAGGCTACTGAGCTACATGGCCCTGTTAGGACTCTACTTATATTCTGCTCAAACTCTGTAGTCTTTAGAAGGACTGGAGGGAGAGTACTGGGGAGCAGAAATTGGATTTTTCTAGATTCTCTGTGCCCCATAACACCCAAGAAATTAAGGGCTTGTCCCACTGAATTGGGAATTCATGCATAAGCCCTAGCCTATCATGAAGGCTTCCCACAACTCTCTTCTCAATTTCtggtttccctcagtttccaaccACAGTGTGACTGGAGCTAACTCACCATCAACAGGTTCTGGTGCTGgactttccttctccaggttgGGGTTCTGATCCTagataggaagaaaataaaagtaggTTCTAATGGTTCTTTGCTTCCTGCCCCCAGATGATTCCACCACCCAAGTGCATCCCTCCACTTTAAGTACAATTAATCTCATGAAGGTCTCCTCACAAATGACCCTCACTAGCCCAATTCAGAACAGATGGCCATGAAGAAGTTGGCTCTTACCTCAGCCTGAACCCCTTGCTTTTCAAGGGGCTGTTCCTCGGTCTGAAGGGGCTTGTTCCAGACATCTGATTCTCCGGGGTCACCCTTGGGTGGCGTCACACCTGGGAGAAGGGATGGGATATGACAAGGTCTGAAGGGAAAAAAGGCGACAGGGAACTACACCTGCACCTCCTCTGTACTGATCTCAACAGGTGGAACAAAGAGCAAGAGCTCAAGACATATGgtacccccttcccttcccagggTCTACTATAACTGGCTGGGAAAGGCCATCTCCAGGATAACTGAGAGGAAATATGACCTGTTCCCTTTGTATCGAGGACCCCAAACTTTGTCTCACTCCACATTTCAAGGTCTGAGTTGTGAAGCTTCTCAGAGATTTCTTCAATTTTCTGCTTTGTATCTActggagaagaatgaaaagggaaattAATTAATTGGAGAGTATAAGAGATGAGGTGTTCAAAGTATTCCCTCTCGCCATCAAATATATTCCAGGTCCCCTGAGACTCACAGACTTGTCCCTGGATATATGCTCCATACTGCTCTGGCTGTAAAGTAGGGTGGCAGCGGATGGCCTGGGGAGCAGCACTTGGAGGAGGCCGAAGGAGAGGATGGGAGCAAAGTCGAGGGGTCCGAATAGTCAACACATAAGAACATGACTGTGGCTCATCTACCCGATCAATGTAGTCACCTGAAGCATCTGAACCTTCATCACACAGAAACTGACCATGGGAGAGTAGGTTAATTCAGAAGGGCCTGTGTGACATGGGGTCTACTGCTGCTCTTTCGAAGGGGGAAGAGCGAGGTTTGAAGGGAGAACAAAAACTTTCAGCATATTAACTAACCAGAACTAACTAGAGTGACAGGccacagaaaggagaatcagatCATTAAATCCGAAGTCAAGGTTAAGCAGAGACCCTGTGGGGACTAGGCCCTAGGAAACgactctgctctctctctctcctcaaggtGGCCTCCATTTTCTAACACTCACCCGAACTTCAGTCTCTCTAGGTCGCCCATTCAGGTCACACTTGGAGCCATTTCCATATATCTGGCTGTGGTAGCGTTTCAGGCGATGTTGCTTGGAGGCCTGATGTATAAAAGGGGCAGGAGAGACTAAGAGGGGTGAGAAATATGGTACAGCAGGAGAGACAGCCCTGAAAATGTCATGTAATTGAGAAAGTCCCTAGGTGCTAAGTTGGAATGGTCATTCAACTAACCCAGACTAACCCAGACCCATCCCCTGTTCCCCAAAGTTCTCAGACTCCAACCAGGATCCTAACTTTCCCTCCCAACCTCCCCCACCACTACCTTGGCAGTCTCATCATCCCAGTTGAAGGAAGATTGGTAATATCCAAGATAGAGAACAGAACCTTTTATCTCTGAATCTAAAAGAAATATCAAAGCATAGAATTATTCCTCTTCTTTAAGGGAAGAGTTCAGAATAAGGTAGGCCACCCTTTGCATAGCGTTTATTTTTAAACCcactgccttagaatcaatgctaagtataggttgtaaggcagaagagccatatgGGCTAGGCAACGGGAGCTAATTgttggtccagggtcacacaactaggaagggtctgagcccagatctgaactcaggtcctcaggtcctcctgattctagacctgggGCTctaacccactgagccacctaactgcccctctttATATAGTGTTGCAGAGCACTTAGTGGGAAGAATTAAAGAATTAGAGGAATCACCTTCCATGTGGTATTGTTGTATGTGGCgtccataacaaaattcatacgTCCACCAGTCCTTGgtctaataatgacaaagttaaCAGTCAGCGAAGCTGAGGGGGTGGGGGTGTCTGTCCAGCTCTTGAGATCCTTTTGCCCACCTTTATACCTTCCTCAGTAGGGAATCCTTCATGTTCTCTATGGAAGGAGATCCCTTACTGACTCTTGACCTCTCTGTCTCCAGATCTAAAAATTTCCTTAAAGTCTAAATTTCCTCCATCTGCAGTTTCAGCCCTCCCCTCTCATTCTGCCTTTCATGAAAAGGGGAATAATAGATTTTTCCTTTGGCCTTTAATTTTTTCTACCCCCATCCCCCAACCTTCTCTCCCTAGATGAACTCTTCCTCCTAAACACTCTGTAACTTCAACCTAATACTATAACTTCTCATACTCCAACACTTTTTAGGTCTATTTTGAGtatgggtttatttttattttttacttattttaaaacccttaccttctatcttagaatcaataccgtgtattggttccaaggcagaagagcagtaaaggctgggcaatgagggttaaatgactggcccagggtaaaaaagctaggaagtggctgaggctggatttgaacccaggaccacaccctctataggcctgactctcaaaccactgggccacctagatctataggtttgttttttctctttcatattctttACTCTTGTATAGTCTGTTTATACCCTAGACCCTATACAAGAGTCCACCCAACAGACCCTCCACACAGCCTAATTTGGCTTCGTGCCCTCATTCTCCCTCCTCCAGCCCCATTCACTTTCACTAGGCAGGGTGCATCTCTCATTGGATTCAGGAGCTCGGGGACTCCGGGCCCCTTATAGGGAGGGGCATCTTCTTCATGCTCCCGCTGGAAGTGAATGGCTCCAGCTGGTAAACGGCATTCATATCGCTGTTTGTACTTGGAGGAGACGATCACAACCTCTGAAGACTGGCTctggaagaggagagaatggggtTTGGAGATTGTAACAGAGGGACGGAGGCAGGGATCAATGACGACAACAAAGACATCCCCAGCCAAGTCTGGAAGACGAATATCAAAGGGGGAAATGGGAACTGTGTTTCCAGCTGTCTGAGGGAGGAAGGGCAGCGATGGCACCAGCAGCGTCCGCACAGGATTTGTTCCGTGCTGGCTGGCCACCTCCGACTCACAAAGGGAACGGGGatctcattttcccctttctgggactcagtttcctcatctgtaaaaagggggcCCTGCGGCTGACTGAGATCTGACGTCCCCGACGCTCGCCCGCAGAGGGCCGCAGGGACGCCTGCCAGGGTCCTCCTCGCCTTGTCCTCGCCCTCTCCTCTCGCGGTCCTCcgcctcctcccccccccccaccccgacACTCCACCTCCACCCCTTCCCCCTTGCTCCTCCGAGGCTCACCTGCCCCCCGATGACAGGCCGCGGGAGAATCTCGATTCCATATCGCATCTCATTCAGCTCCTCCAGGTTCAAGCTTCCAAAGGCACAGGCCGGCACGTCGGACAAAAGCGGCCCCAAGAGCAGAGGCCATAGCAGCTGAAAGAGCAGCGACGTCGCCGCCATCTTTCGTCCCTTGGCCCGAACCGGAGAGCAGTCGCTTCCGCCCTGAACCGGGCAGCCTCCTCGCCCCACCCCCTTACGCAGATAGATTTCATTGGTTCTTCCTTTTGCCCATCAAAGTGTCTTTTGCTCCTATTGGTGTACGTGATGTCTAGTCGTATGTATGAAAAGTGACGGACTGACGGACCGACGGgaggacagacagagatagacggAGGGTGGGACAGAAAGATGggtggaggtcctagattcagcTGGGGTGGGAGTGCAAATTGAGTGGGAGGGTTTCGATTCTGCTTTCTAAGACCTCTTACCTGCCGTGAGTAGATTGGCTGGAGTCAGCGCTGAATCAGCCAATCAGAAGCTAGGTCAGGAGCTCTCCTCTAAAAGGGGCGTGCTTGAGCGGGAGGGCTCGGGGCTGAGGTATCCTCTGGGCCAAGACTAGCTGTCAAATCTAATCAGTCAATGTTACCTCTGCGGCTGGGCGGGGCGAGGAAGTGGAGCTGGCCAGCCTCTCCGCAGCTGGGCCTGGCCACCTGCCGGCTAGGGAACAGGGCCGGGTTCTCATAGCCTGAAAGTCGCATAAAGAGCAGGAAAGAGACTAAGCGTTCTTAAAGCgtctcctatgtgccaggaataATAAACGTAAACATGAACCTCGGCTGCACTGCTTCCATGACGGAACCTCATCCAGCAAAGGGATGGCTACACTGACTTCTAGTGGCGTCTACGAAGcgcggggtgaccctgggcaagtcatctaacctacAGCTCAACTTCAtttttccccatctgcaaaaagAGAATATTAATAGGACCTACCTACAGGTTTGGGAACAAGAGATAACACTTGTAACGTGCCTAAATACTAATAATTAATCATTCCTACTTAGTCACCCTGGACAGCACCTTTCCTCCCAGAGTCTTTAAGGAGGAGAGGCCTTGGACCAAGGTTTCCACTCCCTGCCCGGTAGACGTCACCTAGGTGCCCACTCCTACTCCCCAGTTGCCACATTTTGATGATCTTGAACCAGGGGTTTTGTGAGGCTCAAAGGAGATACTAAATGCAAAACACTTCGCAAACCACAAAACATTATACaataataaagataattaatatagtaattattattagCCTACAGTCTCCAGCCCTCTAGTTTGGCCATGACTTCATTCCCTGAGCCTTCTGCTTTACTCATGCTTAGCACTGTTTATAGACCAATTCAGAggcttgctaaaaaaaaaaaaaattttttttaaattgggctTTCTGGGAGtaaaaaatatatgcacataccCTTTTTAAAGTTAATCTgttacagtggaattgcttgtcagctgcgGGAGAAGGGAGGTAAGAGGGGAAGTTGACActaggaatcatgtaaccatggggggaaatttttaaatagaaaaaaattaagttaatctGCTAATATTTGA contains these protein-coding regions:
- the OS9 gene encoding protein OS-9 isoform X4, with protein sequence MAATSLLFQLLWPLLLGPLLSDVPACAFGSLNLEELNEMRYGIEILPRPVIGGQSQSSEVVIVSSKYKQRYECRLPAGAIHFQREHEEDAPPYKGPGVPELLNPMRDAPCLVKTKDWWTYEFCYGRHIQQYHMEDSEIKGSVLYLGYYQSSFNWDDETAKASKQHRLKRYHSQIYGNGSKCDLNGRPRETEVRFLCDEGSDASGDYIDRVDEPQSCSYVLTIRTPRLCSHPLLRPPPSAAPQAIRCHPTLQPEQYGAYIQGQVLDTKQKIEEISEKLHNSDLEMWSVTPPKGDPGESDVWNKPLQTEEQPLEKQGVQAEDQNPNLEKESPAPEPVDGFHDNVQVKVIRNPGDLVRFIEELKGGTKKGKLNPGQEGDAESNSETAHEGPEVKADGVEEERIEEEEADEEERLLGEFEKELEGMLLPSDRGRLRFEVKTGMEKELDNIIQEAESELDPEEPRSATERSQASQALASTLNKLIQRMDGRQGPDQGEGPMEGGATPPTSPPSPQSTDEETERRVRVRVTRLRAGGPNQDLSVFEMKRENPQVKHIEGLVKDLLEREGLTAEGKVEIKIVRPGAGESEEEDGHWLSDEDTKNLKEIFFNILIQGAEEAQKERQRQRQLESNYRRVWGPQGEEGTGDHEEFDF
- the OS9 gene encoding protein OS-9 isoform X1 → MAATSLLFQLLWPLLLGPLLSDVPACAFGSLNLEELNEMRYGIEILPRPVIGGQSQSSEVVIVSSKYKQRYECRLPAGAIHFQREHEEDAPPYKGPGVPELLNPMRDAPCLVKTKDWWTYEFCYGRHIQQYHMEDSEIKGSVLYLGYYQSSFNWDDETAKASKQHRLKRYHSQIYGNGSKCDLNGRPRETEVRFLCDEGSDASGDYIDRVDEPQSCSYVLTIRTPRLCSHPLLRPPPSAAPQAIRCHPTLQPEQYGAYIQGQVLDTKQKIEEISEKLHNSDLEMWSETKFGVLDTKGTGVTPPKGDPGESDVWNKPLQTEEQPLEKQGVQAEDQNPNLEKESPAPEPVDGFHDNVQVKVIRNPGDLVRFIEELKGGTKKGKLNPGQEGDAESNSETAHEGPEVKADGVEEERIEEEEADEEERLLGEFEKELEGMLLPSDRGRLRFEVKTGMEKELDNIIQEAESELDPEEPRSATERSQASQALASTLNKLIQRMDGRQGPDQGEGPMEGGATPPTSPPSPQSTDEETERRVRVRVTRLRAGGPNQDLSVFEMKRENPQVKHIEGLVKDLLEREGLTAEGKVEIKIVRPGAGESEEEDGHWLSDEDTKNLKEIFFNILIQGAEEAQKERQRQRQLESNYRRVWGPQGEEGTGDHEEFDF
- the OS9 gene encoding protein OS-9 isoform X6: MAATSLLFQLLWPLLLGPLLSDVPACAFGSLNLEELNEMRYGIEILPRPVIGGQSQSSEVVIVSSKYKQRYECRLPAGAIHFQREHEEDAPPYKGPGVPELLNPMRDAPCLVKTKDWWTYEFCYGRHIQQYHMEDSEIKGSVLYLGYYQSSFNWDDETAKASKQHRLKRYHSQIYGNGSKCDLNGRPRETEVRFLCDEGSDASGDYIDRVDEPQSCSYVLTIRTPRLCSHPLLRPPPSAAPQAIRCHPTLQPEQYGAYIQGQVYTKQKIEEISEKLHNSDLEMWSVTPPKGDPGESDVWNKPLQTEEQPLEKQGVQAEDQNPNLEKESPAPEPVDGFHDNVQVKVIRNPGDLVRFIEELKGGTKKGKLNPGQEGDAESNSETAHEGPEVKADGVEEERIEEEEADEEERLLGEFEKELEGMLLPSDRGRLRFEVKTGMEKELDNIIQEAESELDPEEPRSATERSQASQALASTLNKLIQRMDGRQGPDQGEGPMEGGATPPTSPPSPQSTDEETERRVRVRVTRLRAGGPNQDLSVFEMKRENPQVKHIEGLVKDLLEREGLTAEGKVEIKIVRPGAGESEEEDGHWLSDEDTKNLKEIFFNILIQGAEEAQKERQRQRQLESNYRRVWGPQGEEGTGDHEEFDF